The following are encoded together in the Bacteroidota bacterium genome:
- a CDS encoding homogentisate 1,2-dioxygenase has product MPFYHRLGQIPHKRHTQFRKPDGSLYAEQLVSTEGFSDHYSLVYHHYAPTMVKAIDEPYNVKPEIAVAKNMQHRSFNGFNIKPVDDFLESRVPVLVNNDLYISLAAPGKSMKDYFFKNSAATEMIFIHEGSGVLRTMYGNIPFAYGDHLIIPRGIIYQMEFNDENNRLLIVESSSPIRFPKRYLSKYGQLMEHAPLHERDIRPPQLLETHNEKGDFLVKIKRDDTIFPYHYATHPFDLIGWDGYHFPYAISIHDFEPITGRVHQPPPVHQTFEAHNYVMCAFVPRMYDYHPQAIPAPYNHSNVDSDEVLYYVDGEFMSRKHVDRGQITLHPTGIPHGPHPGTVEKSIGQKETKELAVMIDTFRPLMLTRQAMEIEDKDYYLSWLD; this is encoded by the coding sequence ATGCCTTTCTATCACCGCCTGGGACAAATACCCCACAAACGCCATACACAGTTCAGAAAACCCGACGGCAGCCTGTATGCCGAACAACTGGTTTCAACAGAGGGTTTTTCCGATCATTATTCCCTGGTTTATCATCACTACGCGCCAACCATGGTAAAGGCCATTGATGAACCTTACAATGTAAAACCGGAAATTGCTGTGGCGAAAAATATGCAACACCGAAGCTTCAACGGTTTTAATATTAAACCTGTAGATGATTTCCTGGAAAGTCGCGTTCCTGTCCTGGTAAACAACGACCTGTATATCTCCCTCGCGGCCCCGGGGAAATCCATGAAAGACTACTTCTTTAAAAACTCCGCGGCCACAGAAATGATCTTCATCCATGAGGGCTCAGGGGTGCTCAGAACGATGTACGGAAACATCCCTTTTGCCTACGGCGATCACCTGATCATTCCCAGAGGGATTATCTATCAAATGGAATTCAATGATGAAAACAATCGCCTGCTCATTGTCGAATCGTCCAGCCCCATACGTTTTCCGAAACGTTACCTGAGCAAATACGGCCAGCTGATGGAACATGCTCCTTTGCACGAACGGGATATCCGTCCGCCACAATTACTGGAAACCCACAATGAGAAAGGCGATTTCCTGGTAAAAATAAAAAGGGACGATACCATTTTCCCTTACCATTATGCCACACATCCTTTCGACCTTATCGGCTGGGATGGCTACCATTTTCCCTATGCCATCTCCATCCACGATTTCGAACCCATCACAGGAAGGGTACATCAACCGCCACCGGTTCATCAGACTTTCGAAGCTCATAACTATGTGATGTGTGCATTCGTTCCCAGGATGTACGACTACCACCCGCAAGCCATCCCCGCTCCCTATAACCACAGCAATGTGGATTCCGATGAGGTGCTCTACTATGTCGATGGGGAGTTCATGAGTCGTAAACATGTTGACCGCGGACAAATCACCCTGCACCCGACCGGAATCCCTCACGGACCGCACCCCGGGACAGTGGAGAAAAGCATAGGCCAGAAAGAAACTAAAGAACTGGCCGTTATGATCGATACTTTCAGGCCTCTGATGCTTAC